Proteins encoded together in one Deinococcus hopiensis KR-140 window:
- a CDS encoding AlbA family DNA-binding domain-containing protein yields the protein MTSPDAISPLGVLPPPGPSCVHLPLAVTPQDLARYAVGLANARGGTVLVGAGGAESSAERDAAELHPLMVTHAIFELSGGRLTVNVQHHRQPGGAKVLAVFVPQAPYVLAAPDGAVLAWDGAHLVPVTPATSEPTPQQDYTAVVPPDASLADLDPHEVARLRGLGQRGGLGHLPDLDFLRELGLILPSQGALRPTLAAILLAGTGAALRAHVPQAEVCFYHHQSSDVEFQFREDLLKPIPALLTRLAELIQARNRFTPVQVGLFRIEVWDQDESVYREALLNALTHRDYTLRDAVHVHHYPDRLEIMNPGGLPGGITPGNILRHQPKRRNPLLAEVLARLGLVERAGVGVDKMYGLLLRHGKEPPEYTTYPDAVTVALHSPGFDADFVRFVARKQEEMQTLSLDVLIVLSLLAREGEATRAHLARALQLPEDRTPRLLRGMEEHGLIARSGVGRGIAYTLAQEVCRALGRGQAQLPREARPADVAFSPPVPAAPVPVPPVSVRSPRVARVASDTGPNTAEIRAVALALARERGVVRNCDLREACGVSAQQAWRALRHLVLGGHLVRGGSGTRDASYRPPQ from the coding sequence GTGACTTCCCCCGACGCCATCTCTCCGCTGGGCGTGCTGCCTCCACCCGGGCCATCGTGCGTGCATCTGCCGCTGGCCGTCACTCCGCAGGACCTCGCCCGGTACGCGGTGGGGCTGGCCAATGCGCGCGGAGGCACGGTCCTGGTAGGCGCGGGTGGGGCCGAATCTTCCGCCGAGCGGGACGCTGCCGAGCTGCATCCCCTGATGGTCACCCACGCGATTTTCGAGCTGTCGGGGGGACGGCTGACCGTAAACGTGCAGCACCACCGCCAACCGGGCGGCGCGAAGGTGCTCGCCGTGTTCGTACCCCAGGCCCCCTACGTGCTCGCCGCCCCCGACGGCGCAGTGCTCGCCTGGGACGGAGCCCACCTCGTCCCCGTCACGCCCGCCACAAGCGAGCCCACCCCCCAGCAGGACTATACGGCGGTGGTGCCGCCCGACGCCTCGCTGGCGGACCTCGATCCGCACGAGGTGGCGCGGCTGCGGGGGCTGGGACAGCGCGGCGGCCTGGGCCACCTGCCGGACCTCGACTTCCTGCGCGAGCTGGGCTTGATTCTGCCGTCCCAGGGCGCGCTGCGGCCCACGCTGGCCGCCATCCTGCTCGCAGGAACGGGTGCGGCGCTGCGGGCCCATGTGCCGCAGGCGGAGGTCTGCTTCTACCACCACCAGAGCAGCGACGTGGAATTTCAGTTCCGGGAAGACCTCTTGAAGCCCATTCCCGCGCTGCTGACGCGGTTGGCCGAGCTGATTCAGGCCCGCAACCGCTTCACTCCAGTGCAGGTCGGTCTGTTCCGCATCGAAGTCTGGGACCAGGACGAGTCGGTCTACAGAGAGGCGCTGCTCAACGCCCTGACCCACCGCGATTACACCCTGCGCGACGCCGTACACGTCCACCACTACCCAGACCGGCTGGAAATCATGAATCCGGGTGGACTGCCGGGGGGCATCACGCCGGGCAACATCCTGCGCCACCAGCCCAAGCGCCGCAACCCGCTGCTGGCGGAAGTGCTGGCGCGGCTGGGGCTCGTCGAGCGCGCTGGGGTGGGGGTGGACAAGATGTACGGCCTGCTGCTGCGGCACGGCAAGGAACCGCCGGAGTACACCACCTACCCCGATGCCGTGACGGTCGCGCTGCACTCGCCGGGCTTTGACGCCGACTTTGTGCGCTTCGTGGCCCGCAAGCAAGAAGAGATGCAGACCCTCTCCCTCGACGTGCTGATCGTGCTGTCGCTGCTCGCGCGCGAGGGCGAGGCCACCCGCGCCCACCTGGCCCGCGCCCTGCAACTGCCCGAGGACCGCACACCAAGGCTGCTGCGCGGTATGGAGGAACACGGCCTGATCGCCCGCTCCGGGGTGGGCCGGGGCATCGCCTACACCCTCGCGCAGGAGGTGTGCCGGGCGCTGGGGCGGGGGCAGGCGCAGCTTCCCCGCGAAGCGCGTCCGGCAGACGTTGCGTTTTCCCCACCGGTCCCAGCCGCCCCTGTACCCGTTCCCCCTGTATCCGTCCGCTCGCCGCGCGTCGCCCGCGTGGCCTCCGACACCGGTCCCAACACTGCCGAGATCCGGGCCGTCGCCCTGGCGCTGGCACGCGAACGCGGCGTGGTGCGCAACTGCGACTTGCGCGAGGCCTGCGGCGTCAGCGCCCAGCAGGCGTGGCGGGCCCTGCGCCACCTGGTGCTGGGAGGCCACCTGGTCCGGGGTGGCTCGGGCACCCGCGACGCCAGCTACCGACCGCCGCAATAG
- a CDS encoding ABC transporter substrate-binding protein, with product MKKAIALIGITSVLAAASQAGAVTVTLACGTVGIELQLCKEGSARWAKKTGNTVKIFESPALTNDRLGLYQQQLAAKSSDIDVYQLDVVWPGQLSEHFVDLKGKVPAGEVSAHFPAIIEADTVNGKLVAMPWFTDAGVLYYRTDLLKKYGFTSAPKTWPELALMAKKIQDGEQKANKAFTGFVFQGKNYEGLTCDALEWIASFGGGTIVDNSGKISINNAQAAKALDTAASWVKSISPAGITTYDEEAARGIFQAGNAAFMRNWPYAWARGQEEGSKVRGKIGVAPLPSGGARNAATLGGWQLGVSQYSKNQAASIDLVRYLTGPAEQKIRAIQGSYNPTLPALYKDKDVLKAVPFFGSLYNVFTSAVARPSGPTKGKYNQVSQAFSTTVSSVLNGQSKGQAAVAKLATDLARIKGRGW from the coding sequence ATGAAGAAAGCCATTGCCCTGATCGGCATCACCTCTGTTCTCGCCGCTGCCAGCCAGGCCGGAGCCGTCACCGTCACGCTGGCGTGCGGCACCGTCGGTATCGAGCTGCAACTTTGTAAGGAAGGTTCAGCGCGCTGGGCCAAAAAGACTGGCAACACCGTAAAGATCTTTGAAAGCCCTGCCCTGACCAATGACCGCCTCGGTCTGTACCAACAGCAGCTGGCCGCCAAGAGCAGCGACATCGACGTGTACCAGCTCGACGTGGTGTGGCCCGGTCAACTGTCCGAGCACTTCGTCGACCTGAAGGGCAAGGTTCCTGCGGGTGAAGTGAGTGCGCACTTCCCCGCCATCATTGAGGCCGACACCGTGAACGGCAAGCTGGTGGCGATGCCCTGGTTTACCGACGCGGGCGTCCTGTACTACCGCACCGACCTGCTGAAGAAGTACGGCTTCACCAGTGCCCCCAAGACCTGGCCCGAACTCGCCCTGATGGCGAAGAAGATTCAGGACGGCGAGCAGAAGGCCAACAAGGCCTTCACGGGCTTCGTCTTCCAGGGCAAGAACTACGAGGGCCTGACCTGCGACGCGCTGGAGTGGATTGCCAGCTTTGGCGGCGGCACCATCGTGGACAACAGCGGCAAGATCAGCATCAACAATGCCCAGGCGGCCAAGGCCCTCGATACGGCGGCGAGCTGGGTCAAGTCGATCAGCCCCGCCGGGATCACCACCTACGACGAGGAAGCGGCGCGCGGCATCTTCCAGGCGGGCAACGCGGCCTTCATGCGGAACTGGCCCTACGCCTGGGCGCGCGGTCAGGAAGAGGGCAGCAAGGTCAGGGGCAAGATCGGCGTGGCTCCCCTGCCCAGCGGCGGCGCGCGCAACGCGGCGACCCTCGGCGGCTGGCAACTTGGCGTGAGCCAGTACTCCAAGAACCAGGCGGCGTCCATCGACCTCGTGCGCTACCTTACCGGCCCTGCCGAGCAGAAGATTCGCGCGATCCAGGGCTCGTACAACCCCACGCTTCCCGCGCTGTACAAGGACAAGGACGTGCTCAAGGCCGTGCCCTTCTTCGGCAGCCTGTACAACGTCTTCACCAGCGCGGTGGCCCGCCCCTCCGGCCCTACCAAGGGCAAGTACAACCAGGTCTCACAGGCCTTCAGCACCACCGTGAGCAGCGTGCTGAACGGCCAGAGCAAGGGTCAGGCCGCCGTCGCCAAGCTCGCCACCGACCTCGCCCGCATCAAGGGGCGTGGCTGGTAA
- a CDS encoding carbohydrate ABC transporter permease, with the protein MTTKTTPPTTAPIRRRGIEATRARQAFWLLLPTLIAIALVAGYPLYRTIFYSLYDANLTTPDQRTFLGLGNFWSVSDEGIALGFLQDPKWWMAVKNTMLFTVVSVFLETVLGMIIALVVNSAFKGRTFLRTAMLIPWAIPTVVSAQMWAYMYNDSFGLVGRGLLGGQALLANTDSAIWALIAVDVWKTTSFMALLILAGLQSLPGDMYEAADMDGASRWTQFWRMTLPLLRPALLVALVFRSLDALRVFDVMYVMLGPVNASSTSMTGYARQAMIDNSLLGMGSAVAVAIFLIIMVIVVMYVTAFRVKFD; encoded by the coding sequence ATGACCACCAAGACCACTCCCCCCACCACGGCCCCAATCCGTCGGCGCGGCATCGAGGCGACGCGGGCCCGCCAGGCCTTCTGGCTGCTGCTGCCCACCCTGATCGCCATCGCGCTGGTGGCGGGCTATCCGCTGTACCGCACCATCTTCTACTCGCTGTACGACGCCAACCTCACCACGCCTGACCAGCGCACGTTCCTGGGTCTGGGCAATTTCTGGTCAGTCAGTGATGAGGGAATCGCCCTGGGCTTCCTGCAGGACCCCAAGTGGTGGATGGCAGTCAAGAACACGATGCTGTTTACGGTGGTCAGCGTCTTTCTGGAAACGGTCCTGGGCATGATCATCGCGCTGGTGGTCAACAGCGCCTTTAAGGGCCGTACCTTTCTGCGCACGGCCATGCTGATTCCCTGGGCGATTCCCACGGTGGTGAGCGCGCAGATGTGGGCCTATATGTACAACGACTCGTTTGGGCTGGTGGGGCGCGGTCTGCTGGGCGGCCAAGCGCTGCTTGCCAACACCGACAGTGCCATCTGGGCCCTGATCGCGGTGGACGTGTGGAAGACCACCTCGTTTATGGCCCTGCTGATTCTTGCAGGGCTCCAGAGTCTGCCGGGCGACATGTACGAGGCCGCCGACATGGACGGCGCGAGCCGCTGGACGCAGTTCTGGCGCATGACGCTGCCGCTGCTGCGCCCCGCCCTGCTGGTGGCCCTGGTGTTTCGCAGCCTGGACGCCTTGCGTGTCTTTGACGTGATGTACGTGATGCTGGGGCCCGTCAACGCGTCGAGCACCTCCATGACGGGCTACGCACGGCAGGCCATGATCGACAATTCCCTGCTCGGGATGGGCAGCGCCGTGGCCGTCGCCATCTTCCTCATCATCATGGTGATCGTGGTGATGTACGTGACCGCCTTCCGCGTGAAATTCGACTGA
- the truD gene encoding tRNA pseudouridine(13) synthase TruD, with protein MVAFNVNLVFEWSALQALTDTPGTGGRLRTLPEDFRVEEVPAYPLSGEGEHLFLQLEKTGHTTAHVLRELGLQFGVRDRDVGVAGLKDRHAVTTQWISVPAKFESRVAGFEMDGVRVLQAVRHGNKLGLGHLHGNRFAVRVREAAGTAPQAEATLAQLLTRGVPNYFGPQRFGMGGLNAEEGLRVLRGESRLRDPRVRRFLTTSVQSVVFNRFLSLRLARRLFDQLLAGDMAKKHDTGGVFLVEDPEAESLRAARGEVSATGTLFGKKAKPLTLEAGELEREALGAFGLSPEVFASRRGDRRLTRVFAADAGVRPEEDGYTVSFTLPKGSFATSVLRELMKTDVDAPGEGPEDEEAGAEEVGAGA; from the coding sequence ATGGTGGCTTTTAACGTGAATCTGGTGTTCGAGTGGTCGGCCCTCCAAGCCCTGACGGACACGCCCGGAACGGGCGGACGTCTTCGCACGCTTCCCGAAGACTTCCGGGTAGAGGAGGTGCCCGCCTATCCGCTTTCCGGCGAGGGCGAACACCTTTTCCTTCAGCTCGAAAAGACCGGGCACACCACCGCCCATGTCCTGCGGGAACTCGGCCTGCAGTTCGGGGTGCGCGACCGCGACGTGGGTGTGGCGGGCCTGAAAGACAGGCATGCGGTCACCACGCAGTGGATCAGCGTGCCCGCAAAGTTTGAAAGCCGCGTGGCCGGATTCGAGATGGACGGCGTGCGCGTGTTGCAGGCGGTCCGGCACGGCAACAAGCTCGGCCTGGGGCATCTGCACGGCAACCGCTTCGCGGTGCGGGTGCGTGAGGCGGCGGGAACGGCGCCGCAGGCCGAGGCCACGCTGGCCCAGCTGCTCACGCGGGGCGTGCCCAACTATTTTGGGCCGCAACGCTTCGGGATGGGCGGATTGAACGCCGAGGAAGGATTGCGGGTGCTGCGCGGCGAGTCGCGGCTGCGTGATCCCCGCGTTCGCCGCTTCCTGACCACCTCGGTGCAGAGCGTGGTGTTCAACCGGTTCCTGAGCCTGCGCCTCGCGCGCCGCCTCTTCGACCAGTTGCTGGCGGGTGACATGGCCAAAAAGCACGACACTGGCGGCGTCTTTCTCGTCGAGGACCCAGAGGCGGAATCTCTCCGGGCAGCGCGCGGCGAGGTCAGCGCCACGGGCACACTGTTTGGCAAGAAGGCCAAACCCCTGACGCTGGAAGCGGGCGAATTGGAGCGCGAGGCCCTGGGGGCCTTTGGCCTGAGTCCCGAGGTCTTCGCCTCGCGCCGCGGTGACCGTCGCCTGACGCGCGTGTTTGCGGCCGACGCCGGGGTGCGGCCCGAGGAGGACGGCTACACCGTGAGCTTCACCCTCCCCAAGGGCAGTTTTGCCACCAGCGTCCTGCGCGAACTGATGAAGACCGACGTGGACGCGCCGGGCGAAGGCCCCGAGGACGAGGAGGCCGGAGCGGAAGAAGTGGGGGCGGGGGCATGA